TGCACTCTTGATGCTATTTTATCAATACAATTACCAGTCATGAAAAAGAAAACTTCCCAAAGAATCTATTATCCACGTTTGTGTTGGATGGCTAACTCATTTCCGAAGATAGCATTACGCTTTATTCACTTATATTTGCCGTATTGTCCTTGCTTCAGCCTTCATCATTCATATATATAATGTAAGCAATGTCTTCTCACTGGTAGGTTCATCCATGTGGACAATACCGCAAGAATACGGTCGTTGGTATACTACAAGCTGAGTATGGCTTGGCACCTTTGTTTCGTATCCTCTGTTCCCTAACGGCAGTAGGGCATAACTCTTTGTTTTGTCACTCTTTAATGGGATCATGTACATTTCACAAGGCACATTAAATATAGCATTTGTTGTAGTCTTCTCTTGACTCTTATTTTAGCGGTTCATCGCCTAGATCGCTTAGTCTCAGGACTACTTATCTTGGCTAGAAGTGCTTCTAGGGCTGACCTCTTCAGGCAACAGGTATATTTTCTGTTTATTATAATTGCAATGAACTGCAAAATGacataaattataaaaataatagattTTGAATGCATTATTGCTGTCTAACCGCACCTATTTCTCCTTATTCTTTGTCAATATCGATAGTTTAGCGGTATGAGATGAATAAGTTCCAAATATAACTAGATTTAGTTAGACTCCAGCAGCTTTGTGTTCAGTTGCTTGTGAGGAGGTGTTAAAATGGTTCTTGTCAAATTCTTTGAAACTGATTGTTGACACATACGATATTCTTATTAAATGCCTGATCTTACAATCTTACTTTGTGCTCCAGGATTTCAAATTAAGggattttctttcaagttttAATGAATAGAGAGCATATTGCTGTACTATTCTCAATGTGGCGTTTGAAACCTAACTAATCTAACTCAGATTTCTAATTTTGCTATCTGTGTCCAGAAGGCTCTTATTGAACTAATTTAATTCTTGTTGATAAATACTGTATGCTCTTCTAAATATCTCTTCAATAAGAGGTAGAATATCTTCCAATTAATGTTGGTTTTAGTACATGAGGATTATTGTCTACTTCCTAAAATTCTACAACAGACGTTCTTGAAGATCATTTTTTTATATCTTGGCGTCAAAATCTGAGCTCATGCAACAACTGGTCAACAACTGGTGCATATTGATGCATAGAGTTGAAAATACAAGGTTCTTATTGTGTTGAAGTTAGCTTCATCAGAAGTTTCTTGGTCCATACATATATTATGGAGACTATTTCCACAGCTATACAGTATACATTTAATTGAGCATATGACTCTGTGAGGTTTAAGTGCACTTTTGAGTTACTTGTAGGAACCCTCTCCTGTTCTTCTTCTTATTTGCTTCAGCTGCTAAGCTTTGCTGCACTTCTGCTAGTAGAATCTGTTCAGGTGAAAGTTAACTCAATTTCAGAATTTTGGCCATGATAATTGGGCGACCTACATTCCTTGCAGTCAGTTGCAAAAACTCATCCAGATAAATGTCTTACAGTTCTTAGAACATTTTCCTTAACCTAGAGCAGCTCCAATTTTCCTCTTCTGCTCTGACTTTTCAGAAGAGTATCCATTGAGTTCTTCATTCACTGCTAAATTGATCTTTTACATGGTTGGCGTGGAAGACTGTAAGCACATGCGAAGTCAAACCAATGTATTTCAGACTCAAGAGGTCCATACTTTCCACCCAGTAAAGTGTAAACTAATCTTTTGAACTGCTGAATAAATAACTCTGGTTTTCTTTGATTCCATCCTTCAATTCCGTCTATTGTTAACTGAACAGGTGTTTCTAAACCCTTATTAAGTACACTAACTGGGTTTTTCAGATAGAATCAGGAGCAGTGCAGAAACAGTATATTGCGAGAGTGATCGGAGTGTTCCCTGACAAGCAGGTACCTTTCATCTTGCCATTCATTCCCCTTTCGGCAGCATCCCCTCTTTAACGCTACTCTCCTTCACAATTACTACGTTTTTGCTTTTTTGACTTGTCTTTTCTCCTTGCTTTTTCCTTAGCAAGTTGTGAATGCTAATGTCAATTACAATGCCCGAGAAGGGAGAAGCACAGTTGAGGTAAGGTGTTTTCTTGAAGCGTGTACATCATTAGTACCTGTTCTCCCCTCTTTCTAGTAAATTTGCTCTTTTAGCTTTTGTCTCTTGTTTATAAGATTTAGCTCAGCTTATGATGTTGGTTGATTCAGCTCTTGCATAGAACATGACTTGCATTATAGTATTTGAACCAGTACAAACATAATATTCACCAATCTGGAGGGAAAGCTGTAGGACTGGAAGCTTCCTTTTGCGCTGCAGAATGCTTGAGTCTTGCACAAATGATGGAGTGACGATAAACAACTATTTCTCATTCAGTATTCTACTTATTTCTACATTTAAAAACAAATGCGATACTGATCCTTAAAAGAGAAGTTACACGTAAGCCCCTGCCTCTTCCCCATGTCCCAACTTCCCATTTGGTGGCTACAGATTGGGCAGAAAGATGAGAGGATTTTAGTACCTGAAAGGTTGTAAGAGAACATATTGTTTCTGCGTTATAGAGCTTTGGTTCAACATTTTTGTTGATAGAAATCGTGCAAAGTAGTCAAATTTTCTTTTCGCAGTAACACAACATAAATGACTGCAACTTTCCTGTATCTGAGCTAGTTCCCAGGAAACTAAAAGATTTGTTTCTCCCCCTATATTTTCCATTCTTAAAATTCAGAATTATTAGCCTGTCACTAATCGATATGACACCAATTTTATTTATTCACAATATTAACCTGCCTAATTTGGTTATTCTTACACGTCACTCACTATCTACTCCTTGCCTCCCTCATATCTCTGCAGTGTCAGAACTCGTGCTCTCTGAAAACTCTTTTGCCGTAATTTGCTAATCTTTTTGAATCTTCCCCCTCAATcgttcttctttcttctttcattcTAACCCATCACTTATCAATTGTAACTTGATGCTATCTCTTGGAGTGGATGAAGTGTAACCATGTGCTGACAACAATTGGGCGACACAATATAGGCTTTTTGCTAATTCTTGAGGGTATGGCAACTCTTTGTATTTGTAAAGTAATTTTCCCAAATTGTTTTACTTCCCTTTTTCACCTAGAGGAATTATAGTAGAATATTGGAGGTCTTTTGCTACAAAGTCAAGGAAAATAAAAAGTTGAGACCAGAACAACGTTTGACCGCCAAAAGTGCGTTGAGAAATGTGTTGTTTACTTTTTCATTGAGTGAGGAGATTATGTTCCAAGGTATCCACCTGCGGAGATCAAAATATCAATGCAGGGCTGGCTGTAAAAGCACAATTGATTGACTTATCTATTGTTTGTAATTTTGTAGCTGAATAACATTGATTTGCATTGTGTTTTGCGCTTAGAAAATACACAGTGTTATGAGTGGGTTTCTGTTTCTTGTTTGATATTATTTGTCATGCTTGTAATCTTGGGCTAATCGTTCTAGTAGGTGGGGGATGACCAGGGAAATAGTACTGCTTCACTGAAGGGAAAGACTGCATGTACCAAATTTACAAGGATTAGTACCAACGAGAAGCACAGCATTGTTTTGTGCGAACCCGTCACCGGCAGGACACATCAGGTATGTAGAATGTGATTGATAATTTTCTCGTATTGTTTATGTCTCTTTATACCCACGCTTCCCCCAATTAATACAAAAGAGAAACCTTTCTGCATTTTGTTGAATCATCTGTtgctttttatttatatttttgtgaCTTGAATATCTTTTTTGCTTGAGTACCATCTCTGTTTATCATTCTAGCTCTTAAGTTTATCTGTTTTTGTCATAATCCATAATGAGAGTAGAATAGATTCATTTGTTGTTAAATTGCATCTTCAAATTATTTATGCCTTTAAAATAAGATACCTTTTGTCCTCGATTTTAATAGGCCTTTTCTTTAAATTTTCTCTGGTTGAGGCATTTCTATTGAATGTGGTTTCTGAATTTTTTATTCTTGTTGGTTAGAACAGTGGCATTGCTACCAAAATTCTCTCCTCAAGTATAATTAGCTTGATATACCTAACAAAATTTGCTTCAAAACAGATACGTGTGCATCTGCAATATACAGGTCATCCTATAGCCAATGATATGCTCTACCTGTCTGAACTCGTGTCTAGTCGTTCTGCTGAAGGATCGAGTGCGGATAGAGCTGCAGCTAAATCATGTTCTCCTCCAGAGCCCATCTCTCTTGAAAATGGCATTAGTGACACGGCAAATGACTCCAATGAAGATTTCAGCATTGATCCTATGTGTACAAATTGTCCAAATCTTGCTCCGAAAGGGTAAGGATGGTCTCTGTATTGCATAATTCATGATGGATCGATTCTGGAGTGCATGTCCAACCTTGTAGTTACTGTCCATACATGTCTATGGTTGAGGGCTATGGCGACCCTTAAATTTTGCCAAGTACTGTTGTAACATAGCAATTTGCTTAAGGAGAGGTATTTCGAGGGTGCAGTCATTGAAAGTTTTTTCTAACCATAAACACCTTTATGTCTAACAGTCAAGAGATCTCTCCTTCTTAAGCTATATCCAGGTTTACTACTTAAGCCAATTGTTTCTCGGTGAGCATAGACCTATGAGGCTCATCCAAAATAATGGATTTCTTGTATCCGGATTCCCAAAACCAATAATATTTCCGGATTCACAAAACAACTAATATTCCAATTTTTAGTTTGCATTTAAGAAATTTCAATTTCCTGGCTAACACAAAATCTGGGTACCATCCACTCTGTATTTAGAAAACACACGGCAATGTAAGCTTCCTTTGTTTCAATGGTTCAAGGTCATTTGGCACCGGGAAATATTGAATGGCTGACATTCTTAACATTACTAGTGCGCTTTAGCCTAAATTTACTGAACTTTTTCTTGGTAGAGCTTCTTTGTTTGCTCATTTAAGATCTTGTGTTCTTTTATGACTAAATGGTTGGTAAGCTTGTGCACAACCCCTCGGTTTAGGTTTTGAGGCCTAGACTATGAATGTGTGGCTAGTTTCATCTGGTTGTTTTTCTAGTTGAAAAAAGTACCATATGTGACCTTGCTCTTGGTTTTagaagcctttctcatttctggCTTGATTAATGCCCTTTATAATTTCAAAATGCAGGTATGAGGGAAATGAAGAGGGTCTATGGCTGCATTGTGTAAAATATTCAGGACCTGACTGGATATATGAATGTCCACTTCCAGATTGGGCATCCCTAAGTTGATATGCTCTTTCAACATTCATTATACGTCTGATTTCAGAACTGTATTATGCTCTTGGTTCTCCGCCTCTTGTGCTCTGTTCATTCTTGTGAATCTGGATGCATTGTGGTCCTGGTAAACTTCTGGAGTTATGCGAATGTGATTGGGGAGACACCCATACGGTGTTTATGGTCTTCGTATGGTGCACGGTCTACCTTGAATTTGGATTTATGGGAGGTTAGCTTTGGAGACCTTTCGAGCTCAACTGGTTTATGAACAAGTGTTTTGCAGCAATTGTTCCAGAAACAATTTGGGAAGTCGTCTGTGTTTGGCGGAGGTGATTTTGTTTCACCATCTTAATATTGGATTACTGAGAATCTACCCCCTTCATTTGTAAACCAGCAGTACGGAACCATCGGCAATTAATAGATGCCTGGTTCTCTGTTGCAAAATTGCATTATCTGGAAATTGTTTGACAAAAAAATATAGACCTTGGTTTAGCTAATTAAATTTATATAAATGAGGGTTAATTTTAGTTACCAATAATATTCCTAAGATGAAATTCTCAGAAGTGTAAGAAATAATATGTAAAGATAGTACGCTAGCAAGGCGGTACACAATCAATATTTAAGAAGTCAAAGGGAGTAGTGTAGCATTAAATAGTGATGAATAGAAGTAAATGAAACTTATGTAAATAGAATAAATGAGTCACCCAAGAAAGGATGAAATTAGTGAATGTTCTTTCTGGCGATGATGAGTGATGGATAAGCCTTCGAATATTTGAGTTATTCTTGGAACCGGTGGAGAAGTGTAGACAAGAATCTTAGTGAAAAAGGTTGTGTTTGTATGCTTGCAATAAGATCCGATTCCCTTTTTCAAGTCAAAACGTATTTTACAAATGAATATCACCTGTCCTCTAtctttctatttatagggagCATGTTCCTTAAAACCCTAACTGTACAAGTGTTGAGAATATTCTCTTTTATGTCCTATCTTGAAACTAACCGTTATAACTCTGTCAAGGGTGCTCGACCTCGGCCTTGATCCTTGATGACTCCTCAGCTTTAACCCTTGCTGACTCTTTGACCACGAACTTTATCGTTTCTTAGATCACTTCGACAAGCGATAGCTGGAACGTTCCACCAATACAATTTTTACTTAAGTATTCTAAAgatagattttgacccatacaattagtccctccgcttattgaGGCTGGTTTTGCGGACGTGTTCGATGAGCGGATTGTGTTGTTGGTGGTCGAGCTAATCAAGCGGACTACTTAGGTCGTGGTTGTTGCAGTGAGCACGTAACGTGGTCCTCTGTGGGCCGCACATTTCAAATGCTTCGAATTTCCGGGGGATTTGTTGGAGTTATGCTGTTCACGAGTTAGAATGACGTCATGATGTCATGCGTCATTATACGCATATTCCCGATGCGTCGTTTTGTTTCGCGCTTGACCTTTGATTAGACTTGCCGCTTCGGTTCCGGTGCCAATCATGATGAGCCGTTTTTGGTTCCAGTGCCATGACCTTTATGAATAGAGGTCTTTGAACACGACTTTGGAGTTTAAATCTTCTAAAGCTTCAAGATCTCATACCTTCCTCTTGCTCTCCTCTTCTCCGAATTTCTCTTCTCTGTTTCAGCGACTTACATTGCTCTTCATTCCCCCTTGTTTGTTATTCTCCTTCCTTACATTGAATCATATCTAACATACCTTCTGAGGCTGGAGAGGGGAGTCGTGTTGCTCCTTTGGCAATGGTGTTCCCCTCTCATGGGGAGAGCGTTCCTGCCACCATTGAGGACGAAGCCTTCCAATTGGTGGAAGAGATAATCCCACGCAACTCTGATTCCCGGTCCGATTTCACCAAATCACCAGAGGCCGCACTTGGAGTTTTTTTGTCACGACCTAATTTTCcctataggccgtgatggcgcccaacgctTCCGCGAAAAGAATCTCGCACCTGCGGATGCGCACTTGCGCCAGGCTCCCGCACCTACGAACCCAGGCCTGGCTGGCCACTTTCGCTTCTGCGAGCAAGGCGCTTCACCTGCGGTGCCGCTCCTGCGGCCATTCCCACCGCAGGTGCGAACGCACAAGATGCCAGCCACCTTCAGCTCTTCTCTAAAGTGCAATCAAGCTATGTCGACCCTCCGAATCCTACACGGCCCCCCGAGCCTCGACCAAACACACCAACAAGTTCGTAAACATAAAATGGACTCGCTCAAACCCTCGGAAcacataaaacaacataaaaactAAGAATTGCACCCCAAAACCAAATcgaatcaacttatgaacttaAAGTTTTTTCCAGCTTACTCGAACGTGCCgatcatacttagactactcggaatgacatgcaaattttgcgtgcaagtcataAAACACCATACAAAACTATTTTCAGGCTTGGAATCCCAAATGGACCTCGATAACACCAGAGcctactccaaaccaaacttaaagaacttgaaaaccTTCAATGCGCCTACTTTCAATATTAAGCActaaaacgctcccgggtcatccgaaACCC
This sequence is a window from Nicotiana sylvestris chromosome 3, ASM39365v2, whole genome shotgun sequence. Protein-coding genes within it:
- the LOC104215987 gene encoding RNA pseudouridine synthase 7, which encodes MNMKRKRGDMEIVWQTPANPPERHDYIFRNGIRYVRPYYFEFISHVKNRWAGKTIVDLFSEEFKGRPRDYYESAVKSGRIQVDGQKVHLSYVVQSSQKISHFLHRHEPPVMSWDVEILCEEPDVLTVCKPASVPVHPCGQYRKNTVVGILQAEYGLAPLFPVHRLDRLVSGLLILARSASRADLFRQQIESGAVQKQYIARVIGVFPDKQQVVNANVNYNAREGRSTVEVGDDQGNSTASLKGKTACTKFTRISTNEKHSIVLCEPVTGRTHQIRVHLQYTGHPIANDMLYLSELVSSRSAEGSSADRAAAKSCSPPEPISLENGISDTANDSNEDFSIDPMCTNCPNLAPKGYEGNEEGLWLHCVKYSGPDWIYECPLPDWASLS